In one window of Henckelia pumila isolate YLH828 chromosome 1, ASM3356847v2, whole genome shotgun sequence DNA:
- the LOC140876385 gene encoding uncharacterized protein has protein sequence MVGAAIYYEKTEVQINNNDGDNQSQEQQQVLEAGADGHDQVQQEIEGGADGQVHEQVLEGADGDHEVQQEVIEGGADGSHEVQQEVVEAGGADGGQVQQEIEGNAVVVESTAGDEAAVVDEDLRLADEDVFPTLSRDVKIERK, from the coding sequence ATGGTTGGGGCAGCGATATATTATGAGAAAACTGAAGTACAGATCAACAACAATGATGGTGATAATCAGAGtcaagaacaacaacaagtaCTCGAAGCTGGCGCTGATGGTCATGATCAGGTTCAACAAGAAATCGAAGGCGGCGCTGATGGTCAGGTTCATGAACAAGTACTCGAAGGCGCTGACGGTGATCATGAGGTTCAACAAGAAGTCATCGAAGGTGGTGCTGATGGTAGTCATGAGGTTCAACAAGAAGTTGTCGAAGCTGGTGGCGCTGATGGTGGTCAAGTTCAACAAGAAATCGAAGGCAATGCGGTCGTGGTGGAATCCACCGCCGGTGATGAGGCGGCAGTAGTGGACGAGGATCTAAGACTGGCGGATGAAGATGTGTTCCCGACACTTTCTCGAGATGTAAAGATCGAAAGAAAATAA
- the LOC140874230 gene encoding COBRA-like protein 7 — protein sequence MAAIFFHITITLSIFSIFSLLPLSLSQPAAVCNGVLVTYRYETGSEISPVLYPADPIHQPYRFVSTLTVRNNGANELNNWRAFVGFQHNEILVSADGAVLADGTSLPANVGNGTILSGSSVTDLKSAIQTAGDVTQMEVRIDLVGTQFGVRSPDVPMPHSISLANDAYSCLNPSTQGNDTSICCNANLNSNQNSTLDEDFSPMQDGDLSIMYDVMSTYESNYWVQVTISNQNPFGRLENWNLKWDWMEGEFINSMRGAYPKVIDAGECIFGDQGKFYQTFDFSKVMSCDRTPTIMDLPLSRTNDTNFGMIPFCCRNGTILSPYVDLSRSKSAFQMQVYKMPPNLNSTHLMPPLNWKINSTVGPDYQCGQPIRVSPNHFPDPSGLSSTTSTIASWQVTCNITRLNSKKPKCCVSFSSFFNDSVIPCNTCACGCGNSNNVCSATEPPLLLPPEALLVPFDNRTRMAKEFADLKSRDVPNPLPCGDNCGVSINWHLLSDYKDGWTSRITLFNWEESDIVDWYAAVELDKTMLGFEKVYSIDGKALPNANNTTLFLQGLPGLNYLTAERNGSNPRKDPPVPGSQQSVISFTKKQIQAGIDVSHGDGFPTKVYFNGDECSLPTMLPSTSYRIASSSFIFIAIAIAIFLMLFSCL from the exons ATGGCCGCCATCTTTTTTCATATCACCATAACACTATCAATTTTCTCCATTTTTTCATTACTCCCCCTTTCTCTTTCTCAACCTGCAGCAGTGTGCAACGGCGTGTTGGTTACTTACCGCTACGAAACCGGGAGTGAAATCTCTCCCGTCCTATACCCTGCTGACCCCATCCACCAGCCGTATCGCTTCGTATCCACCTTGACTGTTCGCAACAACGGAGCCAATGAACTCAACAACTGGCGGGCTTTTGTGGGCTTCCAGCACAATGAAATCTTGGTATCTGCTGACGGTGCGGTGCTTGCTGATGGCACATCCCTGCCAGCCAACGTCGGTAATGGTACCATTTTGTCAGGTTCTTCGGTGACTGATCTCAAATCAGCCATTCAAACTGCCGGAGATGTTACTCAAATGGAAGTGCGGATCGATTTGGTTGGCACTCAATTTGGAGTGAGGTCACCAGATGTTCCCATGCCTCATAGTATCAGTCTTGCTAATGATGCCTATTCTTGCCTAAATCCTTCTACTCAAG gcAACGACACTAGTATTTGTTGTAATGCCAACTTGAATTCAAATCAAAACAGCACACTTGATGAAGATTTCTCGCCTATGCAAGATGGTGATCTCTCAATCATGTATGATGTGATGAGCACTTATGAATCAAATTATTGGGTACAAGTCACAATATCAAACCAAAACCCCTTTGGTCGGCTCGAAAACTGGAACCTCAAGTGGGATTGGATGGAAGGGGAATTCATCAATTCCATGAGAGGAGCTTATCCTAAAGTTATTGATGCAGGGGAGTGTATATTTGGTGATCAGGGAAAATTTTACCAGACTTTCGATTTCTCCAAGGTTATGAGCTGTGACAGAACACCTACAATCATGGATCTCCCTCTGTCAAGGACTAATGACACGAATTTTGGGATGATTCCTTTTTGTTGTCGAAACGGGACCATTCTTTCGCCGTATGTGGACTTGAGTAGATCAAAGTCGGCCTTTCAGATGCAAGTCTACAAGATGCCACCAAACCTCAATAGCACTCACCTCATGCCCCCACTGAACTGGAAAATCAACAGCACCGTCGGGCCTGATTACCAGTGCGGGCAACCGATCCGGGTCAGTCCCAACCACTTCCCCGACCCGAGTGGATTATCCTCCACGACATCAACCATCGCCAGCTGGCAAGTCACCTGCAACATCACCAGGCTAAATTCAAAGAAGCCAAAGTGTTGCGTGTCATTCTCTTCGTTTTTCAACGATTCCGTCATTCCATGCAACACTTGCGCCTGTGGCTGCGGAAACTCCAACAACGTCTGCAGCGCCACAGAGCCGCCACTCCTCCTCCCACCAGAAGCCCTTTTAGTCCCATTTGACAACAGAACTAGGATGGCGAAAGAATTTGCAGATTTGAAAAGCCGGGACGTCCCAAATCCATTGCCTTGTGGAGATAATTGTGGAGTCAGCATAAACTGGCACCTGCTCAGCGATTATAAAGATGGATGGACTTCAAGAATCACGCTTTTTAACTGGGAGGAAAGCGATATCGTCGATTGGTATGCGGCGGTTGAATTGGATAAAACCATGCTCGGATTCGAAAAGGTTTACTCCATAGATGGAAAAGCCCTTCCTAATGCCAACAACACCACCCTGTTTCTACAGGGTCTTCCGGGCTTAAACTACTTGACTGCCGAAAGAAACGGATCGAACCCAAGAAAAGATCCGCCAGTGCCGGGTAGTCAACAATCGGTGATATCTTTTACCAAGAAACAGATACAGGCCGGTATTGATGTGAGCCATGGAGATGGGTTCCCCACAAAAGTTTACTTCAATGGGGATGAATGCTCGCTACCAACAATGCTTCCCAGTACTTCTTATAGAATTGCTTCGTCCTCATTTATATTCATCGCCATCGCCATCGCCATCTTTTTAATGTTGTTTTCATGTTTGTAG
- the LOC140874231 gene encoding uncharacterized protein — MAGEPPRTRNNNCRYNVNPPPGISLSKEDLAAIAAIVATTLQGMGNANGNGNGNGNGNPPPPPPAQNGVKFHYELLRKNRTEMFKRVADPEMGRNWMKKMEDQLRLLEVPEALKVEVTIPFPEDKARKWWEPVSPAMLATGPVTWQQFSTAFLKKYFPAEVRIQKLSEFDNLIQTSDMTVVEYTSKFNELGSYALTIMGDDELKLHRFKKGLDSRIQSALAVFQPANFADLMGAAIRAESDIKRREDDFKNKRPLSGQSSAIGPTPKRPNQSGGSFKGTAPAPNRPMIKPCPTCNFRHEGECRRKIGVCFNCGKLGHRMSDCPDPVKPRTGPNGSATQAQPKEMKPNARVFAITQEEADDANEVVAGTILINTKPAYVLFDCGDTHSFISKRLTKKIGLISENITEPLRVATSNKIIETLKIHRKCKMCVCEQIFDADLVELNMVEFDVILGMDWLSRNHAVVNCRDKNVKL; from the coding sequence ATGGCCGGAGAACCCCCAAGAACACGCAACAACAATTGTAGGTATAATGTGAATCCACCTCCAGGAATCAGTCTTAGCAAAGAAGACCTTGCGGCTATCGCAGCAATAGTGGCGACGACCCTCCAAGGGATGGGAAATGCAAATGGCAACGGTAACGGCAACGGCAATGGCAATCCGCCACCTCCCCCACCTGCTCAGAATGGAGTCAAATTCCATTATGAATTGCTCCGTAAGAACCGAACTGAAATGTTTAAGAGAGTTGCTGACCCAGAGATGGGACGAAATTggatgaagaagatggaggaccAACTGCGGTTACTTGAAGTCCCTGAAGCACTTAAAGTGGAGGTGACAATTCCTTTTCCGGAGGACAAAGCAAGAAAATGGTGGGAACCTGTTTCACCTGCTATGTTAGCTACGGGACCAGTCACATGGCAGCAATTCAGTACTGCGTTTTTGAAGAAGTACTTCCCAGCTGAGGTTCGTATACAGAAGTTGAGCGAATTTGATAATCTCATACAAACTTCGGATATGACAGTGGTGGAGTACACTTCTAAGTTCAATGAGCTCGGGTCTTATGCCCTTACCATTATGGGAGATGATGAACTGAAGCTGCACCGTTTCAAAAAGGGGTTGGATAGCCGAATCCAGTCGGCATTAGCAGTTTTTCAACCTGCCAACTTTGCAGACTTGATGGGAGCAGCTATCCGAGCTGAATCGGATATCAAACGCCGGGAAGACGACTTCAAGAACAAACGACCTCTGTCTGGTCAATCTTCTGCTATCGGGCCAACACCCAAGCGCCCGAACCAATCTGGTGGATCGTTCAAGGGAACTGCCCCTGCACCTAATCGACCAATGATCAAACCATGTCCTACCTGCAATTTCCGACACGAAGGGGAGTGTCGTCGGAAGATTGGCgtttgttttaactgtggaaaaTTGGGACACCGAATGTCTGATTGTCCTGATCCTGTGAAGCCAAGGACCGGGCCGAATGGTAGTGCTACACAGGCCCAACCAAAAGAGATGAAGCCCAACGCCCGTGTGTTTGCTATCACACAAGAAGAGGCAGATGATGCGAATGAAGTCGTGGCAGGTACCATTTTAATCAATACTAagcctgcatatgttttatttgattgTGGTGATACTCATTCGTTTATATCTAAGAGATTAACTAAAAAGATAGGGCTTATCTCTGAGAATATAACTGAACCACTGAGAGTAGCAACCTCTAACAAGATAATTGAGACACTCAAGATACATAGAAAATGTAAGATGTGTGTCTGTGAACAAATCTTTGATGCTGATTTGGTTGAACTCAACATGGTAGAATTTGATGTCATccttgggatggattggttgtctAGAAATCATGCAGTGGTTAACTGTCGGGATAAGAATGTTAAACTTTGA